The Mytilus edulis chromosome 12, xbMytEdul2.2, whole genome shotgun sequence genome contains a region encoding:
- the LOC139497687 gene encoding uncharacterized protein encodes MDFNDKNLSLRFYNYLCNIVGSEEVVKTRRQIFTAMDIVQNKKNSTYISSGSKSEGLDLKGSDCDIMILYNYIRVYESLHNVQYDPQQTILVMETNDTKPGFTRLKLANKAYHCISSIHDCDETVGKETYISSKRFREKDLDDDMVIHGPCQSTLGEEFDNAECLRCKEWITPAQQWIHRSRTAGLHHKLVTSAVEYGVLFVPIGCKNSPNEDLEWRVSFSMTEKMLIYSFSHTQLLCYALMKIILKDLIKPRHGDLLCSYFLKTIMFWLNEEISPSEWKPENMISCFLYCIRRLIYCVEYKTCLQYFIPENNLFEDRFTDKDHKTVLNTLRFIYESPWVSVFETSIFQDYRLASINSRGVILSASELSCYCYLTMPIISSINIAIERLVNVFLTKEQFTHILSVCAIELLQSSHLCNMMARNKLFYQQLKKSLCSFKISLRSSSTSTWLWLASIFYNCKRFQECLDIINYCLFSSTPDRIYLNFANSLAEQTIFNQMKQKWGLLYAFKYLMIDAVAFQYPFYLLPDELKSLIVGKYFCIPPVVYSYLLQFLCFYQLGNNRGKHDALHDLELTVRNQYLIRPDKFTLRNIYKSLEIVRSLI; translated from the coding sequence ATGGATTTTAATGACAAAAATCTGTCACTTCGATTTTATAATTACTTGTGTAACATCGTCGGTTCTGAGGAAGTTGTAAAGACAAGAAGACAGATATTTACTGCGATGGAcattgttcaaaataaaaaaaattcaacctATATAAGCAGTGGTAGTAAATCAGAAGGTCTAGATCTCAAAGGTAGTGATTGTGATATAATGATTCTTTATAACTATATTCGTGTGTATGAAAGTTTACATAATGTTCAGTATGATCCACAACAAACAATATTGGTTATGGAAACAAATGACACAAAACCAGGATTTACAAGACTGAAGTTAGCTAACAAAGCATACCATTGTATTAGTAGTATACACGACTGTGATGAGACTGTTGGAAAAGAAACTTACATCTCAAGTAAACGTTTTCGAGAAAAAGACTTAGATGATGACATGGTTATTCATGGTCCATGCCAGTCTACATTAGGTGAAGAATTTGATAATGCAGAATGTTTAAGATGTAAGGAATGGATCACACCAGCTCAACAATGGATTCACAGATCACGTACAGCAGGGCTACATCACAAATTAGTAACTTCAGCAGTAGAATACGGAGTTTTATTTGTTCCTATTGGATGTAAAAACTCTCCGAATGAGGACTTAGAATGGCGGGTATCGTTTTCTATGACTGAAAAGATGTTGATTTATTCCTTTTCCCATACTCAACTATTATGTTATGCgttaatgaaaattattttgaagGATCTCATCAAACCGAGACATGGCGATCTGCTTTGTTCCTACTTTCTTAAAACCATAATGTTCTGGTTAAATGAGGAAATAAGTCCATCAGAATGGAAACCGGAGAATATGATTTCTTGTTTCTTGTATTGTATCAGACGACTGATTTACTGTGTTGAATATAAAACATGTCTTCAATACTTCATCCCAGAAAACAATCTGTTTGAAGACAGATTTACTGATAAAGACCATAAGACAGTACTGAACACTTTACGGTTTATCTATGAATCTCCATGGGTTTCTGTATTTGAAACTTCTATTTTTCAGGACTACAGATTAGCATCAATTAATTCGCGTGGAGTGATACTATCAGCGTCGGAATTGTCGTGTTATTGTTACCTGACCATGCCAATCATATCATCAATTAACATTGCAATTGAACGTCTTGTTAACGTTTTTTTAACTAAGGAACAATTTACACACATACTATCTGTATGTGCCATTGAACTTTTACAATCATCTCATCTTTGTAACATGATGGCTAGAAACAAATTGTTCtaccaacaattaaaaaaatcattatgttCTTTCAAGATAAGTTTACGTTCATCGTCGACTTCAACATGGTTATGGCTAGCATCTATATTTTACAACTGTAAACGATTTCAGGAATGTCTAGATATAATCAACTACTGTTTATTCAGTTCTACCCCAGATAGGATATATCTAAATTTTGCCAACAGCTTGGCTGAACAGACAATTTTCAACCAGATGAAACAAAAATGGGGATTATTGTATGCATTTAAATATTTGATGATTGATGCTGTGGCATTTCAATATCCATTCTATTTATTGCCAGAcgaactgaaatctttaatagtcggaaaatatttttgtattcctCCTGTTGTGTACTCGTATCTTCTACAATTTCTTTGCTTTTATCAGCTTGGAAATAACAGAGGAAAACATGATGCACTGCACGATCTAGAACTAACAGTGAGGAATCAATACTTGATTAGACCTGATAAGTTTACTTTAAGAAACATATATAAAAGTCTCGAGATAGTAAGATCATTAATATGA